From one Streptomyces sp. CA-210063 genomic stretch:
- a CDS encoding glycoside hydrolase family 97 protein, which produces MAVPIRTAVAGLCAGLVATLLTSMPARAEQRDRGWAVSASAHAPRAQVALDSATGALSLTVSRGGRTVVEPSPVGIVTEQADLSKGLRFLHRENRVIDERYRAKSGKRLDRRVRMNETRLSFATAAGARLDLVVRASADGVAYRYVLPAGYGDVLGESSAFNLPPDASAWLGTYRADNEGQFVRYTAASAPTGAYSSQALFETDGGYTLLAESDLTGAYSGARLAHDQGTGTYRVKLADDRVRTDGPLATPWRAMVTGDLATVTRSTFTDDLAPASKVADRSWIRPGTALWTWLAGGRPAGQSLAAQKAYVDYAAERGWPYEAVDAGWYFRSDAWDTTDPDWQTNSWMPELVEYARAKGVGIIVWIHQRDLDTAEERAQWLPTLERWGVKGVKIDFMDSEAQSTLRWYDAILPETAAHHLLVNFHGSTIPKGIQRTWPHVMTLEGVAGEEKRTNTAAHLTTLPFTRNVIGSMDFTPGAFQRVGLRPNSDAAEVGLAVAYESGLQMFAGTPESYDARPLARAYFDQVPAAWDDTRLLAGQPGEEAVLARRSGDRWFLGGVYAGPARTAEVPLSLSPGRWLVETVRDGTDGLVQDRRVLRGGDTLTVDITTNGGFAALACPWRPGITTCYR; this is translated from the coding sequence ATGGCGGTTCCGATCAGGACCGCGGTCGCCGGGCTCTGCGCCGGGCTGGTGGCCACACTTCTCACGAGCATGCCCGCGCGGGCCGAACAACGGGACCGCGGCTGGGCTGTGTCCGCGTCGGCACACGCGCCGCGCGCGCAGGTGGCCCTGGACTCCGCCACCGGCGCCTTGAGCCTGACGGTGTCACGCGGCGGCCGTACGGTCGTCGAGCCGTCGCCCGTCGGCATCGTCACCGAACAGGCCGATCTGTCCAAGGGCCTCCGCTTCCTGCACCGCGAGAACCGGGTGATCGACGAGCGGTACCGGGCGAAGTCCGGCAAGCGGCTGGACCGCCGGGTGCGGATGAACGAGACCCGGCTGTCGTTCGCGACCGCCGCCGGTGCCCGGCTCGACCTGGTCGTCCGGGCCTCCGCCGACGGGGTGGCCTACCGGTACGTCCTGCCCGCCGGGTACGGCGATGTGCTCGGCGAGAGCTCCGCGTTCAACCTGCCGCCGGACGCGAGCGCGTGGCTCGGTACCTACCGGGCCGACAACGAGGGCCAGTTCGTCCGGTACACCGCCGCGAGCGCCCCCACCGGCGCGTACTCGAGCCAGGCGCTGTTCGAGACCGACGGCGGCTACACCCTGCTCGCCGAGTCCGACCTCACCGGCGCCTACTCCGGCGCCCGGCTCGCCCACGACCAGGGCACCGGCACCTACCGCGTCAAGCTCGCCGACGACCGGGTCAGGACCGACGGCCCCCTCGCCACTCCCTGGCGGGCCATGGTCACCGGTGATCTCGCGACCGTCACCCGCTCCACCTTCACCGACGACCTCGCCCCCGCCTCCAAGGTCGCCGACCGTTCCTGGATCCGGCCCGGCACCGCGCTGTGGACCTGGCTCGCCGGCGGCCGCCCGGCCGGCCAGAGCCTCGCCGCGCAGAAGGCCTACGTCGACTACGCCGCCGAACGCGGCTGGCCCTACGAGGCCGTCGACGCGGGCTGGTACTTCAGGTCCGACGCCTGGGACACCACCGACCCGGACTGGCAGACCAACAGCTGGATGCCTGAGCTCGTCGAGTACGCGCGCGCCAAGGGCGTCGGGATCATCGTCTGGATCCACCAGCGCGACCTCGACACGGCCGAGGAGCGCGCCCAGTGGCTGCCCACCCTGGAGCGCTGGGGTGTGAAGGGCGTCAAGATCGACTTCATGGACTCGGAGGCGCAGTCCACCCTCCGGTGGTACGACGCGATCCTCCCGGAGACCGCCGCCCACCATCTCCTGGTCAACTTCCACGGCTCCACGATCCCCAAGGGCATCCAGCGCACCTGGCCGCACGTCATGACCCTGGAGGGCGTCGCGGGCGAGGAGAAGCGGACGAACACGGCCGCCCACCTGACCACCCTGCCCTTCACCCGCAACGTCATCGGCTCCATGGACTTCACCCCCGGCGCCTTCCAGCGTGTCGGGCTGCGCCCCAACTCCGACGCGGCCGAGGTCGGTCTCGCCGTCGCCTACGAGTCGGGCCTGCAGATGTTCGCGGGCACCCCCGAGTCGTACGACGCCCGGCCGCTCGCCCGGGCCTACTTCGACCAGGTCCCCGCCGCCTGGGACGACACGCGGCTCCTGGCCGGACAGCCCGGCGAGGAGGCCGTGCTCGCCCGCCGCAGCGGCGACCGCTGGTTCCTGGGCGGGGTGTACGCCGGCCCGGCCCGCACGGCGGAGGTCCCGCTGTCCCTCTCCCCCGGCCGCTGGCTGGTCGAGACGGTCCGGGACGGCACCGACGGCCTCGTCCAGGACCGGCGGGTGCTTCGCGGTGGCGACACCCTCACGGTCGACATCACCACCAACGGCGGCTTCGCCGCCCTCGCCTGCCCCTGGCGCCCCGGCATCACCACCTGCTACCGCTGA
- a CDS encoding RNA polymerase sigma factor encodes MNEALLRSLTPSVLAVLVRRGADFAAAEDAVQDALVEAVRVWPADPPRDAKGWLVTVAWRKFLDATRADVARRRREDLVEEEPVPGPAPGVDDTLQLYFLCAHPSLTPSSAVALTLRAVGGLTTRQIAQAYLVPEATMAQRISRAKRTVSGVRFDQPGDVATVLRVLYLVFNEGYSGDVDLAAEAIRLTRQLAAAIDHPEVAGLLALMLLHHARRAARTAPDGSLVPLAEQDRGRWDTKMIAEGVTILQAALARDRLGEFQAQAAIAALHADAPTAEETDWVQIVEWYDELVRLTDSPVVRLNRAVAVGEADGPRAGLAALAALDDSLPRHTAVAAYLHERDGDLATAARLYLEAAQKAPNLAEVAHLTRQAARLNARLRR; translated from the coding sequence ATGAACGAGGCCCTGCTCCGGAGCCTCACGCCGAGCGTGCTCGCCGTCCTCGTCCGCCGCGGAGCCGACTTCGCGGCGGCCGAGGACGCCGTGCAGGACGCGCTCGTCGAGGCGGTCCGCGTCTGGCCGGCCGACCCGCCGCGGGATGCGAAGGGCTGGCTGGTCACCGTGGCCTGGCGCAAGTTCCTCGACGCGACCCGCGCGGACGTCGCCCGCCGCCGGCGTGAGGACCTCGTCGAGGAGGAGCCGGTGCCCGGGCCCGCGCCCGGTGTGGACGACACGCTCCAGCTGTACTTCCTGTGCGCCCACCCGTCGCTGACGCCGTCCTCCGCGGTCGCGCTCACCCTGCGCGCCGTCGGCGGACTCACCACCCGCCAGATCGCCCAGGCCTATCTCGTCCCCGAGGCGACGATGGCGCAGCGCATCAGCCGGGCCAAGCGCACCGTCTCCGGCGTGCGGTTCGACCAGCCCGGCGACGTGGCCACCGTGCTGCGCGTTCTCTACCTGGTCTTCAACGAGGGCTACTCCGGCGACGTCGACCTCGCCGCCGAGGCCATCCGGCTCACCCGACAGCTCGCGGCGGCGATCGACCACCCCGAGGTGGCGGGCCTGCTCGCCCTGATGCTTCTCCACCACGCCCGGCGCGCCGCGCGGACCGCGCCCGACGGCAGCCTGGTGCCGCTCGCCGAGCAGGACCGGGGCCGGTGGGACACGAAAATGATCGCCGAGGGGGTCACGATCCTGCAGGCGGCCCTCGCCCGCGACCGGCTGGGCGAGTTCCAGGCCCAGGCCGCCATCGCCGCCCTCCACGCCGACGCGCCCACCGCCGAGGAGACCGACTGGGTACAGATCGTCGAGTGGTACGACGAGCTCGTACGCCTGACCGACAGCCCGGTCGTCCGGCTCAACCGCGCGGTCGCCGTCGGCGAGGCCGACGGACCACGCGCCGGCCTGGCGGCGCTCGCCGCGCTGGACGACTCACTGCCCCGCCACACCGCCGTGGCGGCCTACCTCCATGAGCGCGACGGCGACCTGGCGACGGCGGCACGGCTGTACCTCGAGGCGGCCCAGAAGGCGCCCAATCTCGCCGAGGTCGCCCACCTGACGCGGCAGGCCGCCCGGCTCAACGCCCGCCTACGCCGCTGA
- a CDS encoding YciI family protein, producing MAKYLLLKHYRGAPAAVNDVPMDQWTPEEISAHVQYMNDFAARLEKTGEFVDGQALAPEGTWVRYDGEGRPPVTDGPFAETKDLIAGWMVIDVDSYERAVELAGELSAAPGAGGKPIHEWLELRPFYGVSPTITE from the coding sequence ATGGCCAAGTACCTGCTGCTCAAGCACTACCGAGGCGCCCCGGCTGCCGTCAATGACGTGCCCATGGACCAGTGGACGCCGGAGGAGATCTCGGCGCACGTGCAGTACATGAACGACTTCGCGGCCCGGCTGGAGAAGACCGGAGAGTTTGTCGACGGCCAGGCGCTCGCCCCCGAGGGGACCTGGGTCCGGTACGACGGTGAGGGGCGCCCGCCCGTCACCGACGGCCCGTTCGCCGAGACCAAGGACCTCATCGCCGGCTGGATGGTGATCGACGTCGACAGCTACGAGCGGGCCGTCGAACTGGCCGGGGAACTGTCGGCCGCCCCCGGAGCGGGCGGGAAGCCGATCCATGAGTGGCTGGAGCTGCGCCCCTTCTACGGCGTGTCGCCCACCATCACGGAGTGA
- a CDS encoding SDR family NAD(P)-dependent oxidoreductase, producing MTRTIALITGASSGIGAAYARLLADDHDLVLVARRADRLADLAEELRAQGASVEVLPADLATHDGIAAVTDRLAAGDVRMLISNAGAGGYAPLTDVDPAEIDRLLTLNAVAPIQLVRAALPGMLAAGEGAVVTVASLLAFSAGSTLGGVGGADDAPARAPRRTLYVAAKTATLGFTRTLAGELADTPVRVQVVCPSIVATEWNGGVSRGNPRAMLPEDVASASLAGLRLGETVCVPGLEEQDSALDALLAAEAMVMAGGFRPAPAARYTDQ from the coding sequence ATGACTCGCACCATCGCTCTGATCACTGGCGCCTCCTCCGGAATCGGCGCCGCCTACGCCCGTCTTCTCGCAGACGACCACGACCTCGTCCTGGTGGCGCGACGCGCCGACCGGCTCGCCGACCTCGCCGAGGAACTCCGCGCCCAAGGAGCGAGCGTCGAGGTGCTGCCCGCCGACCTCGCCACCCACGACGGCATCGCCGCTGTCACCGACCGCCTGGCCGCCGGCGACGTACGCATGCTGATCAGCAACGCCGGCGCCGGCGGCTACGCCCCGCTCACCGATGTCGACCCGGCCGAGATCGACCGCCTGCTCACCCTCAACGCCGTCGCCCCCATTCAGCTGGTCCGCGCCGCACTTCCCGGAATGCTCGCGGCGGGCGAAGGCGCCGTCGTCACCGTCGCCTCGCTCCTCGCCTTCAGCGCGGGCAGCACCCTCGGCGGCGTCGGCGGTGCGGACGACGCGCCCGCGCGAGCGCCCCGGCGTACGCTCTACGTCGCTGCGAAGACCGCCACCCTGGGATTCACGCGCACGCTCGCCGGTGAACTCGCCGATACCCCGGTCCGTGTCCAGGTGGTGTGCCCCAGCATTGTCGCGACGGAGTGGAACGGTGGCGTCTCACGCGGCAACCCCCGGGCCATGCTGCCCGAGGACGTGGCCTCGGCCAGCCTCGCGGGTCTGCGTCTCGGTGAGACCGTCTGCGTCCCTGGCCTGGAGGAACAGGACTCCGCTCTGGACGCGTTGCTCGCCGCTGAGGCCATGGTGATGGCGGGCGGCTTCCGGCCCGCCCCTGCGGCTCGCTACACGGATCAGTGA
- a CDS encoding MarR family winged helix-turn-helix transcriptional regulator — MIRNNEEPVGLDALDRVTWALRRAELAVQTLKEQRLRPLGLAASHYTLLISVHAEPGLTGAELARRLNVTPQAVASLVARLESRGQLERREHPRHRHVQELHLTDAGREALRAADKVISDIEVQITDGLGAEEGAQLRALLDRVAETVREDRPSGPAG; from the coding sequence GTGATACGGAACAACGAGGAGCCCGTCGGGCTCGACGCGCTTGACCGGGTGACCTGGGCGTTGCGCCGCGCGGAGCTGGCGGTGCAGACACTCAAGGAGCAGCGGCTGCGCCCCCTGGGCCTGGCGGCCTCGCACTACACGCTCCTGATCTCGGTGCACGCCGAACCGGGCCTGACCGGCGCCGAGCTGGCCCGCCGCCTCAACGTCACCCCGCAGGCCGTCGCCTCACTGGTGGCACGCCTGGAGAGCCGCGGACAGTTGGAGAGACGCGAGCACCCGCGTCACCGGCACGTGCAGGAACTCCACCTCACCGACGCCGGGCGGGAGGCGCTGCGCGCGGCCGACAAAGTGATCTCCGACATCGAGGTACAGATCACCGATGGTCTCGGCGCGGAGGAAGGCGCGCAGCTACGGGCGTTGCTCGACCGGGTGGCCGAGACGGTTCGCGAGGACCGACCCAGCGGTCCCGCCGGCTGA
- a CDS encoding sensor histidine kinase — translation MIGPASLRQVTGAHPRLLDAALATLVGGAGMLPLLFGQWPDGEQPTRADAVAAAVAFLLLLARRRTPLPVLALTVLGEVAFTVLASYPSRVLKIAALIAVYTVARTVRRRIALIAVSGTALTLYAVITYATDSASSPEAGAVFAWTGMFAAVGATVRTWHDYVAAMEERALRAEASKEEEARRRVAEERLRIARELHDVIAHHIALITIQAGVAGHFLRDRPDQADAALAHIRDGGRTVLDELGSLLRVLRQSDDESYETDETDEMNEAQPTEPVPGLSRLGRLLESLTAAGLSVRHRQTGHPRSLPTAIDIAAYRVIQEGLTNAHKHGATAEADLLVDYGTDVLRIRITNPPRSGATPVLAAPGTGHGLTGMRERAHAVGGSLHAGMDTGGRFLLDVRLPLPETGPPTDARPSDRSRPAPRATAAKGRQR, via the coding sequence GTGATCGGACCGGCGTCGCTGCGACAGGTGACCGGCGCCCACCCGCGCCTGCTGGATGCCGCCCTCGCCACCCTCGTGGGCGGTGCCGGGATGCTTCCCCTGCTGTTCGGGCAATGGCCCGACGGCGAACAGCCGACAAGGGCCGACGCCGTCGCCGCCGCAGTCGCGTTCCTGCTTCTGCTGGCCCGCCGCCGGACACCGCTGCCCGTCCTGGCGCTGACCGTGCTCGGGGAGGTGGCCTTCACCGTCCTCGCGTCGTATCCGTCGCGGGTGCTGAAGATCGCCGCGTTGATCGCGGTCTACACGGTGGCCCGCACGGTCCGCCGGCGCATCGCCTTGATCGCCGTCTCGGGCACGGCCCTCACTCTGTACGCCGTCATCACCTACGCGACCGATTCCGCCTCCAGCCCGGAGGCCGGCGCCGTGTTCGCCTGGACCGGGATGTTCGCCGCCGTCGGGGCCACCGTACGCACCTGGCACGACTACGTCGCCGCGATGGAGGAGCGAGCGCTACGGGCGGAGGCGAGCAAGGAAGAAGAGGCCCGCCGCCGGGTCGCCGAGGAACGGCTGCGCATCGCCCGGGAACTCCACGACGTGATCGCCCACCACATCGCCCTGATCACCATTCAGGCGGGCGTCGCCGGACACTTCCTGCGTGACCGGCCGGACCAGGCCGACGCGGCGCTCGCCCACATCCGCGACGGCGGCCGCACCGTCCTGGACGAACTGGGCTCGCTGCTGCGCGTACTACGACAGTCCGACGACGAGTCGTATGAGACAGACGAGACAGATGAGATGAACGAGGCGCAACCGACCGAACCCGTCCCCGGCCTGTCCCGCCTCGGACGGCTCCTCGAATCGCTGACCGCCGCGGGGCTGAGCGTCCGCCACCGGCAGACCGGCCATCCGCGCTCCCTGCCGACCGCCATCGACATAGCCGCCTACCGCGTCATCCAGGAAGGGCTGACCAACGCCCACAAGCACGGCGCAACCGCCGAGGCGGACCTGCTCGTCGACTACGGCACCGACGTACTGCGCATCCGGATCACCAATCCCCCGCGCTCCGGCGCGACGCCGGTCCTGGCCGCGCCGGGCACCGGACACGGGCTGACGGGCATGCGCGAGCGCGCCCACGCGGTCGGCGGCAGCCTCCATGCCGGAATGGACACCGGCGGACGTTTCCTCCTCGACGTGCGCCTCCCCCTGCCCGAAACCGGACCACCGACCGACGCCCGCCCATCGGATCGCTCCCGCCCGGCCCCGCGCGCGACCGCCGCCAAGGGGAGGCAGCGATGA
- a CDS encoding response regulator, with translation MTIRVLLADDQALVRTSFRLIIESEPDLEVVGEAATGAEAVSLARATRADVVLMDIRMPDLDGLAATRAISADEDLAGVRVLILTTFEADEYVFQALRAGASGFLGKGVELSDLLDAIRLVAHGEALLSPSATKALIAHYLSTPDRTSTPAPALTSLTARERQVLVLVAAGLSNDTIAEQLHISTSTAKTHVNRVMAKLGARDRAQLVVIAYQTGHAHPGA, from the coding sequence ATGACCATCCGCGTTCTGCTCGCCGACGACCAGGCCCTCGTCCGCACCAGCTTCCGCCTGATCATCGAGTCGGAGCCCGACCTGGAGGTCGTCGGAGAGGCGGCGACGGGCGCCGAGGCGGTCAGCCTGGCCCGCGCCACCCGTGCCGACGTCGTACTGATGGACATCCGGATGCCCGACCTGGACGGCCTCGCCGCCACCCGCGCCATCTCGGCGGACGAAGACCTCGCGGGCGTACGGGTGCTGATCCTGACGACTTTCGAAGCCGACGAGTACGTTTTCCAGGCGCTGCGTGCCGGGGCCAGCGGCTTCCTCGGAAAAGGCGTGGAACTCTCCGACCTCCTCGACGCCATCCGTCTGGTCGCCCACGGAGAGGCACTGCTGTCCCCCAGCGCCACCAAGGCCCTCATCGCCCACTACCTTTCCACACCCGACAGGACGAGCACCCCGGCCCCGGCGCTGACGAGTCTGACCGCACGCGAACGCCAAGTGCTCGTCCTCGTGGCCGCCGGCCTCTCCAACGACACGATCGCCGAACAGCTCCACATCTCCACCTCGACCGCCAAGACCCACGTGAACCGCGTGATGGCCAAACTCGGCGCCCGCGACCGCGCCCAACTCGTCGTGATCGCCTACCAGACCGGCCACGCCCACCCCGGTGCATGA
- a CDS encoding type 1 glutamine amidotransferase domain-containing protein, which produces MAKILFVITASDHWTLADGTRQPAGFWAEEAIGPYQVFKEAGYEIAAATPGGVPPTADALSLSPEFNGGEEGAERMRTALREATELAHPMRIEDVRIDDYVAVFYPGGWGPMEDLPDNAASGKLLTEWLASGKPLSLVCHGPAALLATIGPDGTSPFAGYRLTGLSNAEEKLNGLADRAKWLLQDRLVGELGADYRETEPFTPHVEVDRTLLTGQNPGSAVPLAQELVKALG; this is translated from the coding sequence ATGGCGAAGATCCTCTTCGTGATCACCGCGTCCGACCACTGGACCCTGGCCGACGGAACCCGGCAGCCGGCCGGCTTCTGGGCCGAGGAAGCGATCGGCCCGTACCAGGTCTTCAAGGAGGCCGGATACGAGATCGCGGCGGCGACACCCGGCGGTGTGCCGCCCACGGCGGACGCGCTCAGCCTCAGCCCGGAGTTCAACGGCGGCGAGGAAGGCGCGGAGCGCATGCGGACCGCGCTGCGCGAGGCCACCGAGCTGGCGCATCCGATGCGCATCGAGGACGTACGCATCGACGACTACGTGGCCGTCTTCTACCCCGGCGGCTGGGGCCCGATGGAGGACCTGCCCGACAACGCCGCCTCCGGCAAGCTGCTCACCGAGTGGCTCGCCTCCGGCAAACCGCTGTCCCTGGTGTGCCACGGCCCCGCGGCGCTGCTGGCCACCATCGGCCCGGACGGAACGTCCCCGTTCGCCGGCTACCGGCTGACCGGCCTCTCCAACGCCGAGGAGAAGCTGAACGGCCTCGCGGACCGCGCGAAGTGGCTGCTGCAGGACCGCCTCGTGGGCGAACTCGGCGCGGACTACCGCGAGACCGAGCCGTTCACCCCGCACGTCGAGGTCGACCGCACCCTGCTCACCGGCCAGAACCCGGGCTCGGCGGTCCCGCTGGCCCAGGAGCTGGTCAAGGCACTGGGCTGA
- a CDS encoding aldo/keto reductase, with protein sequence MIAVLRGAVDRGVTFFDTAEVYGPYVNEELVGEALAPVRDQVVIATKFGFRIENGASVGLDSRPEQIRAVATASLERLGVERIDLFYQHRVDPEVPIEDVAGTVAELVREGKVRCFGLSEASAETIRRAHSVHPVAAVQSEYSLWTRDPEPEVLPTCTALGIGFVPFSPLGKGFLTGAVDASTSFAADDVRTTIPRFTTGNRAANQALVEHIATLAQAKDATPGQVALAWLLAQHPSIVPIPGTRRVTRVDENIGAAQLPLSADELSDLNELAGRVGVRGDRYNEHHMSLLDR encoded by the coding sequence ATGATCGCCGTGCTCCGTGGCGCCGTCGACCGCGGGGTCACGTTCTTCGACACCGCTGAGGTGTACGGCCCCTACGTCAACGAGGAGCTCGTCGGAGAGGCCCTCGCTCCGGTCCGTGACCAGGTGGTGATCGCCACGAAGTTCGGATTCCGCATCGAGAACGGTGCGTCAGTCGGACTCGACAGCCGACCCGAGCAGATCCGTGCCGTCGCCACGGCCTCCCTCGAACGGCTCGGGGTCGAGAGGATCGACCTGTTCTACCAGCACCGCGTGGATCCCGAGGTGCCGATCGAGGACGTCGCCGGCACGGTGGCCGAACTCGTGCGGGAAGGCAAGGTCCGCTGCTTCGGGTTGTCGGAGGCCAGTGCGGAGACCATCCGCCGTGCTCACTCCGTCCACCCCGTCGCGGCGGTGCAGAGCGAGTACTCGCTGTGGACCCGAGATCCCGAACCAGAGGTCCTGCCGACGTGCACGGCGCTCGGCATCGGATTCGTACCCTTCAGTCCGCTCGGCAAGGGGTTCCTGACCGGAGCGGTGGACGCTTCGACGTCCTTCGCGGCCGACGACGTCCGCACCACCATTCCCCGGTTCACGACCGGGAACCGGGCGGCGAACCAGGCTCTCGTCGAGCACATCGCCACGCTCGCGCAGGCCAAGGACGCCACACCGGGGCAGGTCGCACTCGCCTGGCTGCTCGCACAGCATCCGTCGATCGTTCCCATTCCGGGAACGCGGCGCGTCACGCGCGTCGACGAGAACATCGGCGCCGCTCAGCTGCCGCTGTCCGCCGACGAACTGTCAGACCTCAACGAACTCGCCGGTCGGGTCGGGGTGCGGGGAGACCGCTACAACGAGCACCACATGTCGCTGCTCGACAGGTAG
- a CDS encoding VOC family protein, producing MFGQSQAFSGFAVDDLGEARRFYGETLGLQVEETGQGDMRMLTLTLGSGARVFVYPKETHTPATFTILNFPVDDIEAAADELGRRGVSLERYPGFDHDEKGVVRVGDGGPAAIAWFTDPAGNVLSVLQEH from the coding sequence ATGTTCGGACAGTCGCAGGCGTTCAGCGGCTTCGCGGTCGACGACCTCGGCGAGGCCCGCAGGTTCTACGGTGAGACCCTCGGTCTCCAGGTGGAGGAGACCGGGCAGGGGGACATGAGGATGCTGACCCTCACACTCGGCAGCGGCGCGCGTGTCTTCGTTTACCCGAAGGAGACCCACACCCCCGCGACGTTCACGATTCTCAACTTCCCCGTGGACGACATCGAGGCCGCCGCCGATGAACTGGGGCGGCGCGGCGTGAGCCTTGAGCGCTATCCCGGGTTCGACCATGACGAAAAGGGCGTCGTCCGGGTCGGTGACGGCGGCCCTGCGGCGATCGCCTGGTTCACCGACCCCGCCGGGAACGTTCTCTCCGTGCTCCAGGAGCATTGA